In Gemmatimonadales bacterium, the sequence CGCCTGTTCGTCGCTCCCCGCTCCTCGCTCAGCCTCACCAACGCTGCCGAGGGCGGTGCCCGGGAGATCATCCGGATCTTGGTCGCCGACACCGGCGTCGGCATTCCCTCCGAACTCCTCCCCCACATCTTCGATCCCTTCTTCACCACCAAGGAGAAGGGGACGGGCCTCGGGATGGCCATCGCCCACCGGATCATCGAGGACCACAACGGGGCTATCGAGGTCTCCTCCCGCGTCGGCGAGGGAACCACCTTCAGACTGACCCTGCCGGTCCAGGCTGCGAACGTGGAAGCTCCCGCCCCGCCTCCCTCCGAGGCGGTCGCGCCCCCCCCCTCCAGCGCCCGGCAGTCCCCGCTCCCGCGCCCATAACCGCCTCCCCTTCCCCCTCCGCCTCCGCCCCCACGCCCTCGACCGCCACCTCCACGCCCGCGGCCCACAGGACCAGGCGGGCCCAGTCTCGGCCCGTCGTGTCGTACACGCCCCCCGAACGCCGCGGCCACCGCACCAGGGCCGCGAGCACAGCCTTGGAGCTGTACCAGATCGTGCCGATGACGAGTGCTACGAGGAAGGGGATGGTGCGCACCGTCAGCCCCGCGGGAAGTGGTCGAAGCCGGCTGGAAGCGAGACCGCGTGGCCACCCGATGTCGCACGCAGGCCGAGCGTCTCCTCGAAGACACCGATGACGGTGACCGCCACTGGCGCGTGCGAGAGGTCCTGGTCGGTCACGTCCGCTGGGAGTGCCGCGAGCAGCTCGTACTCCTCCCCGCTCCGCGCGGCGAAGCGCCAGGCCGGCTCACCCAGCCGTTCCGCGGCGGCCGCGGCGGCGGCCAGCACGGGGATGCGATCCACCCACAACGATGCGCCGACTTCCGAGGCGGCAAGCAAGTGCCTGAGATCTCCGAC encodes:
- a CDS encoding ATP-binding protein yields the protein RLFVAPRSSLSLTNAAEGGAREIIRILVADTGVGIPSELLPHIFDPFFTTKEKGTGLGMAIAHRIIEDHNGAIEVSSRVGEGTTFRLTLPVQAANVEAPAPPPSEAVAPPPSSARQSPLPRP